A region from the Gemmatimonadota bacterium genome encodes:
- a CDS encoding LysM peptidoglycan-binding domain-containing protein yields IADQFSMSVTELKRINGLRSNNIYPGQRLRTRSYTVQSARSRPSSGYVEMDYVVRRGDTLSKIAAQYSMGLTELKRSNGIRSDRIYVGQRLKIQTRLTKITMDNGPYYFSRPKAAVQRSRRYREVPPKKPIEDYRSARNLMGVFNASINSDMRRDGRSLKGWRIVLDPGHGGRDPGAIVSNLDGNNRSVYVVEDEFVYDIALRLYQKLRLAGAEVEMTVISPNHLIRENNPPARTFVHEQNEVYNDVSVNRRNSFSVRPGLDNIVQRVKIANRFFARRGKTLFISLHADNTPNRPEGPLVIYWSRRGKIDSRSRSFARIMERALDLPDMPAQIGGRNLAVLRGNLAQAEILVEIRNVHHKGEAWALRSHKIRDSDADRIFRGILNYAKRR; encoded by the coding sequence AAATTGCCGATCAGTTTTCCATGAGTGTGACCGAACTGAAGCGGATCAATGGGTTGAGGTCGAATAATATTTATCCCGGACAAAGGCTTCGCACGCGTTCTTATACTGTTCAATCGGCTCGCTCCCGTCCATCTTCTGGCTACGTAGAAATGGACTATGTGGTGAGAAGGGGGGATACGCTTTCTAAAATTGCCGCACAATATTCTATGGGCCTGACCGAACTCAAGCGGAGCAATGGTATCCGGTCGGATCGCATTTATGTGGGCCAGAGGTTAAAGATACAGACTCGGTTAACAAAGATCACGATGGATAATGGGCCGTATTATTTTTCTCGTCCCAAAGCCGCTGTGCAACGCAGTCGGAGATATCGAGAAGTGCCCCCCAAAAAGCCGATTGAAGATTATCGGAGTGCCCGAAATTTGATGGGCGTGTTCAATGCCAGTATTAATTCTGATATGCGTCGAGATGGCAGATCATTGAAAGGCTGGCGCATTGTGCTCGACCCGGGGCACGGTGGACGCGACCCGGGTGCTATTGTTTCCAATTTAGATGGCAATAATCGTTCGGTTTATGTGGTCGAAGACGAATTTGTTTACGATATTGCGTTGCGTTTGTACCAAAAACTGAGGCTTGCAGGTGCCGAGGTGGAGATGACGGTGATTAGTCCAAATCATCTCATTCGGGAAAATAATCCGCCTGCAAGGACGTTTGTACACGAACAAAACGAAGTCTATAACGATGTAAGTGTCAACAGAAGAAATAGTTTTTCAGTGCGTCCGGGGCTTGACAATATTGTACAAAGGGTAAAAATAGCCAACCGTTTCTTTGCAAGGCGCGGGAAGACTCTGTTTATATCCCTGCATGCAGACAACACTCCCAATCGTCCAGAGGGTCCTCTGGTTATTTATTGGAGCAGGCGCGGGAAGATCGATTCCCGGTCCCGGTCATTTGCGCGGATTATGGAAAGGGCACTCGATCTGCCAGATATGCCCGCTCAAATTGGGGGGCGGAATCTGGCGGTGTTGCGGGGCAATCTGGCGCAGGCAGAAATTCTGGTGGAGATACGCAATGTACACCATAAAGGCGAAGCATGGGCATTGCGTTCTCACAAGATACGCGATTCAGATGCGGATCGCATTTTTCGCGGGATATT